The following proteins come from a genomic window of Oricola thermophila:
- the ptsN gene encoding PTS IIA-like nitrogen regulatory protein PtsN encodes MNLGDIVTQEAIIPDLRVSSKKQLLQAIAEKASELTGISARAIFDTILQRERLGSTGVGKGIAIPHGKFPNFDRIVGVFARLHAPVDFEALDDQPVDIVFLLLAPESAGADHLKALSRIARVLRDPGRISKLRATEDPEALFSFLTEDQASNAA; translated from the coding sequence ATGAATTTGGGCGATATTGTCACGCAGGAAGCGATTATCCCGGATTTGCGGGTGAGTTCCAAGAAGCAGCTTCTCCAGGCAATCGCGGAAAAGGCGTCCGAGTTGACGGGCATTTCCGCTCGGGCGATTTTCGACACGATCCTGCAGCGCGAACGGCTGGGCTCGACCGGTGTCGGCAAGGGCATAGCCATTCCCCACGGCAAGTTCCCGAACTTCGACCGCATCGTCGGTGTCTTCGCGCGCCTGCACGCGCCGGTCGATTTCGAGGCGCTTGACGACCAACCGGTGGACATCGTGTTCCTGCTGCTGGCTCCAGAAAGCGCCGGTGCCGACCATCTGAAGGCATTGTCGCGTATCGCGCGCGTGCTGCGCGATCCCGGCCGCATTTCGAAGCTGCGCGCCACGGAAGACCCGGAAGCGCTGTTTTCCTTCCTCACCGAAGACCAGGCTTCCAACGCTGCCTGA
- the hpf gene encoding ribosome hibernation-promoting factor, HPF/YfiA family, which produces MALRVSGKHMDIGDAFRTRIEDRIDEALSKYFDRGADGHVTVEKSGSRYTTDCMLHLASGVVLQATGEAQDPQVSFDMAAERIEKRLRRYKRRLKSHNSDEAAARTEEYAYRVLEALPETEDDDIPEDFAPTIVAETSMKLATMTVSSAVLQLDLQDNPVYVFRNAGSGDVNLVYRRADGNIGWIDPGSIKQA; this is translated from the coding sequence ATGGCTTTGCGCGTTTCGGGAAAACACATGGACATCGGTGACGCGTTCCGCACGCGCATCGAGGACCGGATCGACGAGGCTCTCTCCAAGTATTTCGACCGCGGGGCCGACGGCCATGTAACCGTCGAGAAGTCGGGATCGCGCTACACGACCGATTGCATGCTCCATCTCGCATCCGGAGTCGTCCTCCAGGCGACCGGCGAGGCGCAGGATCCGCAGGTCAGTTTCGACATGGCCGCCGAGCGCATCGAGAAGCGCCTGCGCCGCTACAAGCGCCGGCTGAAGTCGCACAATTCCGACGAAGCGGCAGCCCGCACCGAGGAATATGCCTATCGCGTGCTCGAGGCGTTGCCGGAAACCGAGGACGATGACATTCCCGAGGATTTCGCCCCGACCATTGTCGCGGAGACCTCGATGAAGCTCGCCACGATGACCGTGTCGTCGGCTGTTTTGCAACTGGACCTGCAGGACAACCCGGTATATGTGTTCCGAAATGCAGGCAGCGGCGACGTCAATCTGGTCTACCGCCGTGCCGACGGAAACATTGGCTGGATAGATCCGGGCTCGATCAAACAAGCATGA
- the lptC gene encoding LPS export ABC transporter periplasmic protein LptC: MQADTSTGAADPAQMHGGRRQGAYRSALAHSGRVRLARLALPALAVAVLLVMVLVMVVSRATPTTTLDLSGSAIRDGKLVMASPKLDGFTADGRPYSMRAARAIQDLAGSGAIDLERIQAKVEMTAGVEANVLADSGIFDSEANTLDIMQSLSVETSDGKRADLGSAAIDLADGVLTTDDPVRISLPGAVLEADRLRVEDNGRRMVFESRVRLVVQPGAIGTFASEGEAAAGPGG, translated from the coding sequence ATGCAGGCAGACACCAGTACCGGCGCCGCCGATCCGGCGCAAATGCACGGCGGCAGGCGCCAGGGCGCCTATCGCAGCGCGCTCGCGCATTCCGGCCGCGTGCGTCTCGCGCGCCTGGCCCTGCCCGCGCTCGCGGTCGCCGTTCTGCTTGTGATGGTGCTTGTGATGGTGGTCTCCCGCGCCACCCCCACCACCACGCTCGACTTGTCCGGAAGTGCGATCCGCGATGGCAAGCTGGTCATGGCCAGCCCGAAGCTTGATGGCTTTACGGCGGATGGGCGACCCTATTCCATGCGCGCCGCTCGCGCCATTCAGGACTTGGCGGGGTCCGGCGCGATTGATCTGGAGCGGATACAGGCAAAAGTGGAAATGACTGCAGGCGTCGAAGCGAATGTTCTGGCAGATTCCGGCATATTCGATTCGGAGGCGAACACCTTGGACATCATGCAATCCCTTTCCGTCGAGACCAGTGACGGGAAGCGCGCTGATCTTGGGTCGGCCGCGATCGATCTTGCTGATGGAGTCCTGACGACTGACGATCCTGTGCGGATTTCTTTGCCTGGCGCTGTCTTGGAAGCCGATCGTCTGCGTGTTGAGGATAACGGTCGTCGAATGGTCTTTGAAAGTCGCGTCAGACTTGTGGTACAGCCCGGCGCAATCGGGACGTTTGCTTCCGAGGGGGAAGCGGCCGCCGGTCCGGGCGGATAG
- the lptB gene encoding LPS export ABC transporter ATP-binding protein: MAPGLRGRNLQGTLIARGLTKSYRGRKVVDGATMGVRAGEAVGLLGPNGAGKTTCFYMVTGLVPVDEGHILIDGNDVTAMPMYQRARLGIGYLPQEASIFRGLSVEKNILAVLEVVEKSAKERQRKLDALLEEFSIGHLRKAPSIALSGGERRRCEIARALASDPAFMLLDEPFAGVDPIAVSDIQELVRHLTQRGIGVLITDHNVRETLGLIDRAYIIHAGKVLTQGKPDEIIANPDVRRLYLGEQFSL; the protein is encoded by the coding sequence ATCGCGCCGGGACTGCGGGGCCGCAATCTGCAAGGGACCCTCATCGCGCGCGGTCTGACCAAGAGCTATCGTGGTCGCAAGGTTGTTGACGGCGCTACCATGGGTGTGCGAGCCGGCGAGGCGGTTGGCCTGCTTGGGCCGAACGGCGCGGGCAAAACGACCTGCTTTTATATGGTAACCGGCCTGGTGCCGGTCGATGAGGGCCACATACTCATCGACGGCAATGACGTGACCGCTATGCCGATGTATCAGCGCGCCCGCCTTGGTATTGGCTACTTGCCGCAGGAGGCGTCGATCTTTCGCGGCTTGTCAGTGGAAAAGAATATTCTGGCGGTGCTCGAAGTTGTCGAGAAGAGCGCGAAGGAGCGCCAGAGGAAGCTTGATGCGCTACTTGAGGAGTTCTCCATAGGGCATTTGCGCAAGGCACCGTCAATAGCGCTTTCGGGGGGCGAACGACGGCGTTGTGAAATTGCACGCGCTCTCGCTTCGGATCCCGCATTCATGTTGCTCGACGAGCCTTTTGCCGGCGTGGACCCCATTGCCGTTTCCGATATTCAGGAACTGGTTCGCCACCTTACTCAGCGCGGTATCGGCGTCTTGATCACCGATCACAATGTGCGTGAGACGCTCGGTTTGATCGATCGAGCTTATATCATTCACGCCGGAAAGGTTCTTACGCAGGGAAAGCCGGACGAAATCATTGCCAATCCCGATGTGAGGCGGCTCTATCTTGGGGAACAGTTTTCCCTCTAG
- a CDS encoding integration host factor subunit beta: MIKSELVQIIANRNPHLFQRDVENIVNAVFDEIADGLAAGNRVELRGFGAFSVKNRPAREGRNPRTGEKVAVAEKWVPFFKTGKELRERLNK; encoded by the coding sequence TTGATAAAATCCGAACTCGTGCAAATCATCGCAAACCGGAACCCGCATCTGTTCCAGCGCGATGTAGAAAACATCGTCAACGCCGTGTTCGACGAGATCGCGGATGGCCTGGCCGCAGGGAACAGGGTCGAATTGCGCGGCTTCGGCGCCTTCTCGGTGAAGAACCGGCCGGCGCGCGAAGGGCGCAATCCGCGCACGGGCGAGAAGGTCGCGGTCGCCGAAAAATGGGTGCCGTTCTTCAAGACCGGCAAGGAACTGCGCGAACGGCTGAACAAGTAG
- a CDS encoding LapA family protein yields the protein MIRRLITLFITIPLAIVLIALAVANRHSVPLHLDVFNSQNAALTVHAPMFLWLLSAVAIGVLAGGIGTWIAQGKHRKMERRYKKEAASLRYEVEDRKRTKDAEPETGGTLLLSR from the coding sequence ATGATCCGGCGTCTGATTACCCTTTTCATCACCATCCCGCTGGCGATCGTCCTGATCGCCCTCGCGGTGGCCAATCGCCATTCCGTCCCGCTGCATCTCGACGTGTTCAACTCGCAGAACGCGGCCCTGACCGTCCATGCGCCGATGTTCCTCTGGCTGCTGTCCGCCGTGGCGATCGGCGTGCTGGCGGGCGGCATCGGCACCTGGATCGCCCAAGGCAAACACCGCAAGATGGAAAGGCGCTACAAGAAGGAGGCAGCGAGCCTGCGCTACGAGGTCGAGGACAGGAAGCGCACCAAAGACGCAGAACCGGAAACCGGCGGCACCCTGCTGCTGTCGCGCTGA
- a CDS encoding LptA/OstA family protein, whose amino-acid sequence MLKSPITAIWKAVRLVGIVAMLAAITVPIAQAQTSRTTGLQISGDRPVQIEGDKLEVLEDKGIAVFTGNVRVAQDATVLRTGKLVIHYAGNAGGGGSITSDASRIERLEATGGVNIRSETQVATGDTGVFDMETQVLVLTGDKVTLSEGGNVATGCKLTVAMQSGRATLQGCGSSGSRPTILLQPRSLQDE is encoded by the coding sequence ATGCTGAAGTCGCCTATCACTGCAATTTGGAAAGCTGTGAGGCTTGTCGGCATCGTCGCCATGTTGGCGGCCATCACGGTGCCGATTGCCCAAGCCCAGACAAGCCGGACGACTGGTCTGCAGATCTCGGGCGATAGGCCGGTCCAGATCGAAGGTGACAAGCTGGAAGTGCTCGAGGACAAGGGTATTGCTGTATTTACGGGCAATGTTCGCGTCGCTCAGGATGCCACGGTCCTTCGTACCGGAAAGCTCGTAATTCACTACGCGGGGAATGCGGGTGGAGGAGGGTCGATTACATCCGATGCGTCGCGGATCGAAAGGCTTGAGGCAACGGGCGGAGTCAATATCCGTTCGGAGACACAAGTGGCCACTGGAGACACCGGCGTGTTCGACATGGAGACGCAAGTACTGGTGTTGACCGGAGACAAGGTCACTCTTTCGGAGGGCGGAAACGTGGCAACGGGCTGCAAATTGACGGTTGCAATGCAGTCCGGTCGCGCCACCCTGCAGGGCTGCGGTAGTTCGGGTTCTCGTCCGACCATTCTGCTGCAACCGCGCTCTCTTCAAGACGAATGA
- the tsaB gene encoding tRNA (adenosine(37)-N6)-threonylcarbamoyltransferase complex dimerization subunit type 1 TsaB has protein sequence MLTLAIDTAARFCSACAWDGKRVLGVEERDIGRGHAEQLMEVVAGALAGAGRAFSDIGRIAVAVGPGSFTGIRVGVAAARGFGLALGAPVVGITTLEALAEDARGVAAGALAVAVHGGRGQVFLQSFAADGAPVGEPVAVPLEEAASLVAPSIGCIAGNAATDIAAALGRPVQAVLDRPTGSITTIARLAERSGRRPVPLYLRGADARPQSGFALPRTGSGA, from the coding sequence ATGCTGACGCTCGCCATAGACACAGCCGCCAGATTCTGTTCCGCCTGTGCGTGGGACGGGAAGCGCGTGCTCGGAGTCGAGGAGCGCGATATCGGGCGCGGCCATGCCGAGCAGCTGATGGAGGTCGTCGCCGGGGCGCTGGCAGGTGCCGGTCGCGCGTTCTCCGACATCGGGCGCATTGCGGTCGCCGTCGGTCCCGGGTCGTTCACCGGCATTCGTGTCGGTGTCGCCGCCGCGCGCGGTTTCGGTCTTGCGCTGGGCGCGCCCGTCGTCGGGATCACCACGCTCGAGGCGCTGGCCGAGGACGCGCGTGGCGTCGCGGCCGGTGCGCTGGCCGTCGCCGTTCATGGCGGTCGTGGCCAGGTTTTCCTCCAGTCCTTCGCCGCCGACGGTGCCCCCGTGGGCGAGCCGGTGGCCGTGCCGTTGGAGGAGGCGGCGTCGCTGGTGGCGCCGTCGATCGGATGTATCGCCGGAAATGCCGCGACGGACATCGCCGCCGCGCTTGGCCGCCCGGTGCAGGCGGTGCTCGATCGTCCGACCGGATCCATAACCACCATTGCCCGCCTCGCGGAAAGGTCGGGCCGCCGGCCGGTGCCGCTTTACCTGCGCGGAGCCGATGCCAGGCCGCAGTCCGGCTTTGCATTGCCCCGTACCGGTTCCGGGGCGTGA
- the sppA gene encoding signal peptide peptidase SppA codes for MSDHLADDIIDRRRLRRKLTFWRVIAVGVALAGLFAIALAALPEDRFGPKSRPHVAKVRIEGVIVEDEDLIQMLEDIAESEAAKGVILAIDSPGGTTAGGEAVYEAVRRLAETKPVTAQIGTTGASAAYMVAAAADFIVARKTSIVGSIGVIVQYPNVTEMLKKLGIDMQTIKSTPLKGEPSMFGEPVPGAEEMMRAMLLDSYQWFKDLVRERRDFSETEIDRIADGSVFSGRQALANRLVDDLGGEEAARNWLTGQGVDEELDIVEWKKAEPAPNLFWARAAAQWLGLAPGKKSPVDAIQERLFLDGMISVWHVGR; via the coding sequence ATGTCCGATCATCTGGCTGACGACATCATCGACCGCAGGCGCCTGCGCCGAAAGCTCACCTTCTGGCGCGTCATCGCCGTCGGCGTCGCCCTCGCAGGCCTGTTCGCCATCGCGCTGGCCGCCCTGCCCGAGGACCGCTTCGGACCGAAATCGCGGCCGCATGTCGCCAAGGTACGCATCGAGGGCGTCATCGTCGAGGACGAGGACCTGATCCAGATGCTGGAGGACATCGCGGAAAGCGAGGCGGCAAAAGGCGTGATCCTGGCCATCGACTCGCCCGGCGGCACGACCGCCGGCGGCGAGGCCGTATACGAGGCGGTGCGCCGGCTCGCGGAAACGAAACCCGTGACCGCCCAGATCGGCACCACCGGCGCCTCGGCCGCCTACATGGTCGCCGCGGCCGCCGACTTCATCGTCGCGCGCAAGACGTCGATCGTCGGCTCGATCGGCGTGATCGTGCAATATCCGAACGTCACCGAAATGCTGAAAAAGCTCGGCATCGACATGCAGACGATCAAGTCCACGCCGCTCAAGGGCGAGCCGTCGATGTTCGGCGAACCCGTGCCCGGTGCCGAGGAAATGATGCGCGCGATGCTGCTCGACAGCTATCAGTGGTTCAAGGACCTCGTGCGGGAACGGCGCGATTTCTCCGAGACCGAAATCGACCGGATCGCCGACGGATCGGTGTTCAGCGGGCGGCAGGCGCTCGCCAACAGGCTGGTCGACGATCTCGGCGGCGAGGAAGCGGCCAGGAACTGGCTGACCGGGCAGGGCGTGGACGAGGAGCTGGATATCGTCGAGTGGAAGAAGGCCGAGCCCGCCCCGAACCTGTTCTGGGCGCGCGCCGCCGCGCAATGGCTCGGGCTCGCGCCCGGGAAAAAATCTCCCGTCGACGCGATACAGGAGCGTCTTTTCCTTGACGGTATGATTTCGGTTTGGCACGTTGGCCGCTGA
- the rpoN gene encoding RNA polymerase factor sigma-54, with protein sequence MALSAKLSLRQSQSMVMTPQLLQSIRLLQFSQLELDRFIEEQIEINPLLEAAASDETASDPKTLDVDGDTDRDRPVEWPMDELEVSAGSIADRLDTSLENVFPDDPGRVESDQVMLPRSGEGGVGHAENDFDLQEVVAASLTLRDHLIEQIALTLRTDSDRAIAFELVDALDPNGYVEVDFADLASRVGCEEADIEAVLGALQAMDPPGVFARSLSECLALQLARRGRLDPAMAALLDNLPLLARRDFKALSRICGVGEADLVEMLAEIRALDPRPGLAFEPVGVESVVYDVEVTEGDDGTWRVELNPDALPRVLVNRDYYAHVARSGLSAEEKMFMSECLQNATWLERSLDQRATTILKVASEIVRQQDAFFVHGVSALKPMTMKMVADEIGMHESTVSRVSANKYMLTPRGMFEFRYFFTVAIGAGGGTEEGHSSEAVRQRIRELIEGETPDAVLSDDRLVSILKEEGIDIARRTVAKYRESMNIASSVQRRREKRALAVAGD encoded by the coding sequence ATGGCGCTGTCTGCCAAGCTAAGCCTGCGGCAAAGCCAGTCGATGGTGATGACGCCGCAGCTTCTGCAGTCGATCAGGTTGCTGCAGTTCTCTCAGCTTGAGCTTGACCGTTTCATCGAGGAGCAGATCGAAATCAATCCATTGTTGGAGGCAGCCGCATCGGACGAAACTGCTTCCGATCCGAAAACGCTTGACGTTGATGGTGATACGGATCGTGATCGGCCCGTAGAATGGCCGATGGACGAACTGGAGGTCAGCGCCGGTTCAATCGCGGATAGGCTCGACACGTCTCTCGAAAATGTATTCCCGGATGACCCGGGTCGAGTGGAATCGGATCAGGTGATGCTGCCTCGTTCGGGGGAGGGGGGCGTTGGCCACGCTGAGAACGATTTCGATCTGCAGGAGGTCGTCGCCGCGTCTCTGACTCTGCGAGATCATCTGATTGAACAGATTGCACTTACACTTCGGACAGATTCGGACCGGGCCATCGCCTTTGAATTGGTCGATGCGCTGGACCCGAACGGTTATGTGGAAGTCGATTTTGCCGATTTGGCAAGTCGGGTGGGGTGCGAGGAGGCGGATATCGAGGCCGTTTTGGGCGCATTGCAGGCAATGGACCCGCCCGGCGTCTTCGCCCGCAGCCTGTCGGAATGCCTGGCCCTGCAGCTGGCCCGCAGGGGGCGCCTCGACCCGGCCATGGCGGCGTTGCTCGACAACCTGCCCCTCCTCGCCCGGCGCGACTTCAAGGCGCTGTCGCGCATCTGCGGCGTCGGCGAGGCGGACCTGGTCGAGATGCTCGCGGAGATCCGCGCGCTCGATCCGCGGCCCGGCCTTGCGTTCGAGCCCGTCGGCGTGGAGTCGGTGGTCTACGATGTCGAGGTGACGGAAGGTGATGACGGAACCTGGCGCGTCGAGCTCAATCCCGACGCGCTGCCGCGGGTCCTGGTCAATCGCGACTACTACGCGCACGTGGCGCGTTCCGGCCTTTCGGCGGAAGAAAAGATGTTCATGAGCGAGTGCCTGCAGAACGCTACCTGGCTCGAACGCAGCCTCGACCAGCGCGCCACCACCATCCTGAAGGTCGCCAGCGAGATCGTGCGCCAGCAGGACGCGTTTTTCGTTCACGGCGTCAGCGCGCTGAAGCCGATGACCATGAAGATGGTCGCCGACGAGATCGGCATGCATGAATCGACGGTGAGCCGGGTCAGCGCCAACAAGTACATGCTGACCCCGCGCGGCATGTTCGAGTTCCGCTATTTCTTCACCGTTGCCATAGGTGCCGGCGGCGGGACGGAGGAGGGCCACTCTTCGGAAGCCGTTCGCCAACGCATACGGGAACTGATAGAAGGGGAGACGCCCGACGCCGTCCTGTCCGATGACAGGCTGGTATCCATTCTGAAGGAGGAAGGCATCGATATCGCAAGGCGCACCGTTGCCAAGTACCGCGAGTCCATGAACATCGCCTCTTCCGTGCAGCGACGACGCGAAAAGCGCGCGCTTGCGGTCGCGGGCGACTGA